In the genome of Desulfobotulus mexicanus, the window GTTCAAACATGTATTTTCCAATCAGTGTGTTTTCAGTGGCATCACTGTTTTCGCCCTGATAAACAAGGATTTCAATCTGCTTCTGATAAGGAACGACGGTAGTGAAAACATCGCTGCGGGAGGCGGGGAGCTTGGTGTTGCGGCGGATCAGGGGCACATAGCAGTATTCATATAATTCACCATCTCTATATCCAAGGCTTGAAGTGCCAAAGGTATAGGGCGTGATGTCAATGAGGACGGTACTGGTTTCAATGCCCATTTCCCGGCCAGCCTGAATACCTGCGCCCAAGGCCACGCATAGATCCGGATCCACCTCGGAGTGGGGCAGGTGACCAAGCCTTTCCTCAAGGAGTCTGGAGATCATGGGAATGCGGGTGGACCCGCCCACAAGGAGGATTTTGTCCAGATCCGATGCCAGAATGCCCGCATCGTTTAAAGCCCTGCTAACCGCCTCCATGGTGCGTTCAATATCTTCCCGTATCATATCCTCAAAGTCCATCCGGGCCAGCTCATGGGTGAAGTGGATGGGCGTATCTTCCTTCTGGATAAGATGATCAAGGCTTATTTTTGTGTAGGGGGCTGTGGAAAGGGCGATTTTTGCTTCTTCCGCTGCCCTGAGCAGCCGGGCTGTGGCCTGGGGAATCCCTTCTACATCGGCCTCCTGCTCTTCTTTCAGCACTTCGGCCAGATGGGCTGCGAGTTTTCTGTCAAAATCATCACCACCCAGGAAGTTGTCCCCTGTGCTGGCCATAACCTCCACTACGCCATTTTCTATGTGCACAACGGAGACATCAAAGGTGCCGCCCCCAAGGTCAAAGACCAGCACCTTACGGCTTTCTCCATCTCCCTGTTCATAGGCCAGCGCTGCTGCTGTGGGCTCGTTGATGATGCGTACCACCTCAAGGCCTGCAATTTCTCCGGCTTCCTTGGTGGCCTGACGCTGGCTGTCCGTGAAATATGCGGGTACGGTGATGACGGCTTTTCGGATGGGCTTTTGGAGTTCCTTTTCCGCCCTTTGTTTCAGGTGGCGAAGAATTGCCGCAGAGAT includes:
- a CDS encoding Hsp70 family protein, with the translated sequence METIIGIDLGTTNSVVSIIKDGKPIILTDNDNGILPSVVGLDRSESLLVGMEARNQMLVAPEKTVASVKRLMGSDKKVSMGDKEFRPQEISAAILRHLKQRAEKELQKPIRKAVITVPAYFTDSQRQATKEAGEIAGLEVVRIINEPTAAALAYEQGDGESRKVLVFDLGGGTFDVSVVHIENGVVEVMASTGDNFLGGDDFDRKLAAHLAEVLKEEQEADVEGIPQATARLLRAAEEAKIALSTAPYTKISLDHLIQKEDTPIHFTHELARMDFEDMIREDIERTMEAVSRALNDAGILASDLDKILLVGGSTRIPMISRLLEERLGHLPHSEVDPDLCVALGAGIQAGREMGIETSTVLIDITPYTFGTSSLGYRDGELYEYCYVPLIRRNTKLPASRSDVFTTVVPYQKQIEILVYQGENSDATENTLIGKYMFELTPQEEQAPIIFRYDLDVNGILKIRAEEKATGHSLEAVIENAFSQDALSIAGSRERMETLWGEEESPDQETMEEEAPDLPSDIQEILEDAKSKLDRAAEEDKDEIINLMEDLRQAVKEKRMDDAEDIRMALEDILFYID